CCATTCTTACCCAAGTGTAACTCTAATCCGTTCTTTCGGCCACCGATGGTCAATTAAGGGGCAGTCGTACAGCGCCATTACTCCCTCTGCGTGCTTGCTAACACAATGGGCGGAAAAGTTTTCGTGTTCCTCCTCGGGAAGGAGCATAAAGCTAATGTCTTTTGGGCCGAACTTGATGCTATGCGGTACTCTCCACTCACGCTCCCAGTCGAACGGATAATTGTTCCTAAGCACATCAATGAAAGGCACTAGAATCCAGATTGGCGCTTTCGGATCGTTTCTTGATTGAGACATTAACTCCGCAACAGCCTCATACCTTTCTTCCATCGTGTAGAAGAGCGGTCCTCCCCCAATGCGTCCAATGAATTCTTTGGTAAATCCAAAACCATAGGATCCCCGAAGTCGTTTAATTCGTGAGAGATTATGAATCGGTACTTCGCTCAGACACACCGAATTTGGGCAATGGGGGTAGTATCTGCCAACACCAAACTTCGTTCTTGCCTCGATCTCACCGGCAAGCAACATACTTGCCATGTTGTGTGCTGAATCACTCTCCGGGGTCTTCTTGGTGAAGTGGACAACATAATCTGACATGTCTTCCCACTCGGGATCATAACGCCTTCGTATCAGTTCACGCATTCAGGACTCCGGAGAACGTGCCAAACTCACCGGAGTGTTATCATCTTCAAGACAATTTCTGGTAAACCCGATGGGTGCGCATCGAACTTTGGGAACAGTCCATTTAGGTCGGTCTTTGTAGAAAAATTCTGCAACGAGTACCGTGTGAAATCCTCCAACAGTTTTCCTAGTGATTTCACGTTATTCGAGAACGGTTGCTACGATGCGGCGAATGTGCTCGTGAAAGCGAAATTCTAGCGATGTCATCCGACACCTCCCTATTGCCCTGAAAAGCCGAGTCCTTATGGATAGTCGTTGCATGCGCAGTTTGAACGTTTTGCTACATCAATAGTTTGATTGACTTGCTAGCTACATTTCGGGACTCCTACGGCGCCAATCGTGCTGGCGATTCCAATCCAGAAACGGCAGAGTATCTCCGGCATCGGGAGGGCCTTCAGCATGAGCATTCCAGCAGTTCATACTCGCAAAAAACGCATGATCGTTTTGGACACAGAAACGACGGGGAAATTAACCTATGATCGCATCGTCACGCTTGGCGCCGTACGCCTGGAGGGCGACGAACTGCAGAGGGAATCTCTGTACCTTATATTCGATCCGAGCATCGACAGCCATCCGGAGGCAATCGAAAGTCACGGATATGATAATTGGATGACACGTTTTCAGGACCTGTTTTCCGATCTCGCGCCCAGAATACATACATGGCTGTCGTGGGCGGATGAACTGGTTATGCACGATTGCCGATTCGCCATGCGATATCTGCAGCGTGAGCTGTGCCAGGCGGGCGTAGCAGAGCTGACACAACCCACGTCCTGTACCATGGAGCGAGCCGGGGAGCTGTGGGGTAGAGAGTCGTCAGATCTGGATGAATGCCTGAAGCGCATAGGCAAATCACGCATTTACCGCATACATGGTGCGCTGGAAGACGCTTACCTGACCGCTGCATTGTACCTTCACCAGATCGGATCAAAGCGGCCCATTGCCCGCGTTAACTCGTGGTCTCCGCCGAAAAATCTCAAGCCTCATCCACCGCGTCCGCCGGGAGAACTGCCGTCCCGAACTGAGAAGAAGCGACTTGGGACAATCGAAGATGCTCACCTGCTACTTTCCCAAGGTTCGGCAATGGCGTCCCCCTTGCAATACGCGTCCGGGCCGCGATCCACTCCGCAAGCTCACAGCGTTTGATCGCCGCCTTGACATACAACGTCAAGTTTGTTCTCGATCCTGACAACGGGGTGGGTCTCGCAGACAAGTTCACCCTGTGA
The Phyllobacterium zundukense DNA segment above includes these coding regions:
- a CDS encoding exonuclease domain-containing protein gives rise to the protein MSIPAVHTRKKRMIVLDTETTGKLTYDRIVTLGAVRLEGDELQRESLYLIFDPSIDSHPEAIESHGYDNWMTRFQDLFSDLAPRIHTWLSWADELVMHDCRFAMRYLQRELCQAGVAELTQPTSCTMERAGELWGRESSDLDECLKRIGKSRIYRIHGALEDAYLTAALYLHQIGSKRPIARVNSWSPPKNLKPHPPRPPGELPSRTEKKRLGTIEDAHLLLSQGSAMASPLQYASGPRSTPQAHSV